A portion of the Fulvia fulva chromosome 1, complete sequence genome contains these proteins:
- a CDS encoding Phenylalanine--tRNA ligase beta subunit yields the protein MPTIAVDKAHLYEALGREYTTEEFDQLCFDFGIELDEDTTDQKRPVVDGVQERPQLKIEIPANRYDMLCFEGIAMNLKVYLGQQQMPKYALVPPANGEILTVNVDPATEKVRPYFSCAILRNIKFTKERYESFIALQDKLHSNLARNRTLVAIGTHDLDTLEGPFSYEALAPDQINFAPLNQTKSMRADEMMEFFEKDKHLSKFLPIIRSKDPEQRKNDLYPIIYDKNRTILSMPPIINSNHSKITLDTKNVFIDITATDKTKVEIVNHILVAMFSTYCEKPFTIEPVNIVSEHNKQTRQTPNLKPVPFKASTNFINSVCGLDLSREEWSEKLAKMCHYVKPSESDPDKLDVDVPVTRADVLHEADIMEDAAVAYGFNKLPRNFPNQNSSVAAGLPINKLADIVRLEAAMAGWSEVMPLILCSKDENYDWLNHPFAKEGGNAVQLENPKTAEYQIVRTSLVPGLLKTIRENRKHAVPMKIFEVADVCFKDDKLERRSRNERHFAAAWYGKTSGFEQVHGLLDRVMLMLRSTFITREDGMKNDKLQGYFIEEVDDPTYLAGHSAAIYLQLAGKPTRIGTFGILHPKVLKRFELPFPTSALELNLEVFL from the exons ATGCCTACAATCGCAGTAGACAAGGCTCATCTCTACGAGGCATTGGGTAGAGAGTACACAACGGAAGAGTTCGACCAACTATGCTTCGACTTCGGCATTGAGCTCGACGAGGACACCACCGACCAGAAGCGACCAGTGGTGGATGGCGTGCAGGAGAGGCCACAGCTCAAGATCGAGATCCCCGCGAACAGATATGACATGCTCTGCTTCGAGGGCATTGCCATGAATCTCAAGGTCTACCTTGGTCAACAACAGATGCCCAAATACGCCCTCGTGCCCCCCGCCAATGGCGAGATTCTCACCGTCAATGTCGACCCAGCGACAGAGAAGGTCCGACCATACTTCTCATGTGCTATCCTCAGGAACATCAAGTTCACCAAGGAGCGGTACGAGTCTTTCATCGCCCTGCAGGACAAGCTTCACTCCAACCTTGCTCGCAATCGAACATTAGTCGCCATTGGTACCCATGACTTGGACACTCTCGAGGGACCATTCTCCTACGAGGCACTTGCTCCCGACCAGATCAACTTTGCACCTCTCAACCAGACCAAGTCGATGAGGGCAGATGAGATGATGGAGTTCTTCGAGAAGGACAAGCATCTTTCCAAATTCCTGCCCATCATTCGAAGCAAGGATCCTGAACAGCGCAAGAACGACTTATATCCAATCATCTACGACAAGAACCGCACAATACTCTCCATGCCACCCATAATCAACAGCAACCACTCGAAGATCACCCTCGACACGAAGAATGTCTTCATTGACATCACGGCGACTGACAAGACGAAAGTCGAGATTGTCAACCACATTCTGGTGGCCATGTTCTCCACGTATTGTGAGAAGCCATTCACCATCGAGCCTGTCAACATTGTATCGGAACACAACAAGCAGACACGGCAAACTCCTAACCTGAAGCCAGTTCCGTTCAAGGCTTCTACCAACTTCATCAACTCAGTATGCGGGCTCGATTTGTCGCGGGAAGAATGGTCGGAGAAGCTCGCGAAGATGTGCCATTATGTCAAGCCTTCAGAGTCGGATCCTGATAAGCTCGACGTCGATGTGCCAGTCACTCGTGCTGATGTGCTACACGAAGCTGATATCATGGAGGACGCTGCGGTCGCATATGGCTTCAACAAGCTGCCTCGTAACTTTCCCAACCAGAACAGTTCAGTCGCAGCTGGACTACCCATCAACAAGCTCGCCGACATCGTGCGGCTCGAAGCAGCAATGGCGGGCTGGAGCGAAGTCATGCCACTAATTCTTTGCAGTAAAGACGAGAACTACGACTGGCTAAACCATCCATTTGCTAAGGAGGGCGGCAATGCCGTACAGCTGGAGAATCCAAAGACTGCAGAGTATCAAATTGTTCGAACATCACTCGTGCCAGGTCTCCTGAAGACCATCCGAGAGAACAGGAAACATGCCGTGCCGATGAAGATCTTTGAAGTAGCTGACGTGTGCTTCAAGGACGACAAGCTCGAGCGGAGAAGCAGGAATGAGAGGCATTTCGCTGCGGCATGGTATGGCAAGACGAGCGGCTTTGAGCAAGTACATGGCCTATTAGATCGTGTCATGCTTATGTTGAGGTCGACTTTCATCACACGAGAAGACGGTATGAAGAACGACAAGCTGCAGGGATACTTCATTGAGGAAGTTGATG ACCCAACCTACCTCGCAGGCCACTCTGCAGCCATCTACCTCCAACTCGCAGGCAAGCCCACACGTATCGGCACGTTCGGCATCCTTCATCCGAAAGTACTCAAGCGTTTCGAACTACCATTCCCGACATCAGCTCTGGAGTTGAACCTTGAAGTCTTTCTCTAG
- a CDS encoding Phosphatase PP2A regulatory subunit A: MEEQGQNDELYPIAVLIDELKHDDVLLRLNAIRRLSTIALALGPERTRDELIPFLDESVEDEDEVLTALGDELGNFVEYVGGPEHGHVLLSPLENLATIEEPLVRDKAVESLNKICDQLSQQQVEQYFIPLTIRLSKADWFTSKISATGLYNTPYTHATAQSQEGLRQQFAQLVHDDTPMVRRQAANNLAKFVKSMPAAVVIEDMIPLFQHLAQDDQDSVRLLTVEVLIAIAEAVPKEQQTSHAVLLTALRSLFEDKSWRVRYMVADRFEKIAKAVDEEVIARDLVPAFVKLLKDTEAEVRSAIAGQIPGFCQLVDRQALLRDIMPAIEDLVSDSSQHVRAAFGNQISGLAPILGKQETTEHLLPMLLQMLKDDFPDVRLNIISKLEQVNNVIGIELLSQSLLPAIVQLAEDKQWRVRLAIIQYVPLLASQLGVKFFDEKLSSLCMSWLGDTVFSIREASTQNLKKLTEVFGVEWASEAIVPKVAAMAEHPNYLYRMTTCFAVSILAPALSLPVLAQSVLPILNQLVADPIPNIRFNVAKSYAVLIDILKRLPDDQNTTIVELEKKGSTNFPGSERGAQLIREEVIPPLEKLMQDDDVDVRYFATTANKAWTDTENAMET, encoded by the exons ATGGAAGAGCAAGGCCAGAACGACGAGCTGTATCCCATTGCGGTCCTCATAGATGAGCTCAAG CACGACGATGTACTGCTACGATTGAATGCCATCCGCAGACTGTCCACCATCGCGCTAGCGCTCGGCCCGGAGCGAACGAGAGACGAATTGATACCCTTCCTTGATG AGTCTGTTGAGGATGAAGACGAGGTGCTGACCGCCCTGGGAGACGAGCTTGGCAACTTCGTCGAGTACGTTGGAGGCCCAGAGCATGGGCACGTGCTCCTTTCCCCCTTGGAGAATCTCGCAACAATAGAGGAGCCACTCGTGCGCGATAAG GCCGTTGAATCATTGAACAAGATTTGCGACCAGCTCTCCCAACAGCAGGTTGAGCAGTACTTCATCCCCCTCACCATCCGCCTCTCGAAAGCCGACTGGTTCACATCCAAGATCTCCGCCACTGGTCTTTACAACACGCCATACACCCATGCCACAGCACAGTCGCAGGAAGGCCTGAGACAACAATTCGCGCAGCTCGTGCACGATGACACACCCATGGTCCGCAGACAGGCGGCTAACAACCTTGCCAAGTTTGTCAAGAGCATGCCGGCAGCGGTCGTCATCGAGGACATGATTCCGTTGTTCCAGCATTTGGCACAGGATGATCAAGACAGCGTGCGACTATTGACTGTTGAGGTGTTGATTGCCATTGCAGAGGCAGTACCGAAGGAGCAGCAGACCAGCCACGCCGTGCTTCTGACAGCATTGCGAAGTCTGTTCGAGGACAAAAGCTGGAGAGTCAGATATATGGTGGCCGACCGATTCGAGAAGATTGCGAAGGCAGTCGACGAGGAGGTCATTGCAAGAGATCTGGTACCAGCTTTCGTCAAGCTTCTGAAAGACACCGAGGCCGAAGTCAGGAGCGCAATTGCTGGTCAAATACCGGGCTTCTGTCAGCTTGTGGACCGACAGGCACTTCTCCGCGACATCATGCCAGCCATCGAAGATCTCGTATCCGACTCTTCTCAGCATGTACGCGCAGCCTTCGGCAACCAGATCAGCGGCCTGGCGCCCATCCTCGGGAAGCAGGAGACCACCGAACATCTCCTCCCAATGCTGCTGCAAATGCTCAAGGACGACTTCCCTGACGTTAGACTGAACATCATCTCGAAGCTCGAGCAGGTGAACAATGTTATTGGCATTGAGCTCCTGTCGCAGTCCCTTCTTCCTGCCATCGTGCAGCTCGCGGAAGACAAGCAGTGGCGCGTCCGACTGGCCATCATCCAGTATGTACCACTGCTCGCGTCGCAGCTTGGCGTGAAGTTCTTCGATGAGAAGCTCAGCAGTCTCTGCATGTCCTGGCTCGGCGATACTGTCTTCAGCATCCGCGAGGCAAGCACACAGAACCTCAAGAAGCTCACCGAGGTCTTCGGCGTAGAGTGGGCCAGCGAGGCGATAGTGCCAAAGGTTGCTGCAATGGCTGAGCACCCCAATTACCTCTACCGCATGACGACATGCTTCGCAGTGTCC ATTCTCGCGCCTGCACTTTCTTTGCCAGTCCTGGCGCAATCTGTGTTGCCAATTCTGAACCAACTCGTCGCAGATCCCATTCCCAACATCCGCTTCAACGTGGCAAAGTCGTACGCTGTCCTCATCGACATCCTGAAACGGCTGCCAGACGATCAGAACACCACAATCGTCGAGCTGGAGAAGAAGGGCTCGACAAATTTCCCTGGCAGCGAGCGCGGCGCACAACTCATCAGAGAAGAGGTCATTCCCCCACTCGAGAAGCTGATGCAGGACGACGATGTGGATGTGAGGTACTTCGCAACTACGGCCAACAAGGCCTGGACTGACACAGAAAACGCCATGGAGACTTAG